One window from the genome of Pogoniulus pusillus isolate bPogPus1 chromosome 7, bPogPus1.pri, whole genome shotgun sequence encodes:
- the ACP1 gene encoding low molecular weight phosphotyrosine protein phosphatase — protein MNRNICRSPIAEAVFRKLVTDEKLDSKWRIDSAATSAYEIGSSPDYRGQNCMKKHGITMNHIARQITKEDFQTFDYILCMDESNLRDLKRKSNQVKDCKAKIELLGSYDPQKQLIIEDPYYGSEKDFETVYEQCVRCCKAFLEKPH, from the exons ATGAATA GAAACATTTGTCGCTCTCCAATAGCTGAAGCAGTTTTTAGAAAACTTGTAACTGATGAAAAACTTGACAGTAAG TGGAGAATAGACAGTGCAGCGACATCTGCCTATGAAATAGGAAGCTCTCCTGACTATCGAGGACAGAATTGCATGAAGAAGCATGGCATTACCATGAATCATATTGCCAGGCAG ATTACTAAAGAAGATTTCCAGACCTTCGATTATATACTTTGCATGGATGAGAGCAATCTGAG agaTCTGAAACGGAAGAGCAACCAAGTGAAAGACTGCAAGGCCAAAATTGAACTACTTGGAAGTTACGATCCACAGAAACAACTCATCATTGAAGATCCATACTAT gGCAGTGAAAAGGACTTTGAAACTGTTTATGAGCAGTGTGTAAGATGCTGTAAAGCATTTTTGGAGAAGCCTCATTAA